A single region of the Nocardioides sp. W7 genome encodes:
- a CDS encoding acyl-CoA dehydrogenase family protein, translated as MSEFTESEERQELRKAVARLAGKFGRDWFTEKARAGEKTTELWLEIAKNGYLGINIPEEYGGGGGGIGDIAAVCEELAAQGCPLLLMVVSPAICGTIVTRYGTEEQKRRWLPGICDGTGTMAFAITEPDAGTNTHNITTTARRDGDSWVLTGRKVYISGVDEADNVLVVARAEDAGTGRLKPCLFVVPTDADGFEATPIAMEIVSPERQFQVFLDDVRLPADALVGDENGGLVQLFAGLNPERIMAASFSTGLARFALDKATAYAKERTVFKDAIGSHQAIAHPLAQSHIEIELARLMTQKAAALCDAGDDQGAGEAANMAKYAAAEAACDAADRAVQTHGGNGITQEYGMAGLLVATRAGRIAPVSREMILNYVAMHSLGLPKSY; from the coding sequence ATGAGTGAGTTCACCGAGTCCGAGGAGCGCCAGGAGCTGCGCAAGGCGGTCGCGAGGCTGGCCGGCAAGTTCGGGCGGGACTGGTTCACCGAGAAGGCCCGCGCCGGCGAGAAGACCACCGAGCTGTGGCTGGAGATCGCCAAGAACGGCTACCTCGGCATCAACATCCCCGAGGAGTACGGCGGGGGCGGCGGCGGGATCGGTGACATCGCGGCGGTCTGCGAGGAGCTCGCCGCGCAGGGCTGCCCGCTGTTGCTGATGGTCGTCAGCCCGGCGATCTGCGGCACCATCGTCACCCGCTACGGCACCGAGGAGCAGAAGCGCCGCTGGCTGCCGGGCATCTGCGACGGCACCGGCACCATGGCTTTCGCGATCACCGAGCCCGACGCCGGCACCAACACCCACAACATCACCACCACCGCGCGCCGTGACGGTGACAGCTGGGTGCTCACCGGGCGCAAGGTCTACATCTCCGGCGTCGACGAGGCCGACAACGTGCTGGTCGTCGCCCGCGCCGAGGACGCCGGCACCGGCAGGCTCAAGCCGTGCCTGTTCGTGGTGCCGACCGACGCGGACGGCTTCGAGGCCACGCCGATCGCGATGGAGATCGTCAGCCCCGAGCGGCAGTTCCAGGTGTTCCTGGACGACGTCCGGCTGCCCGCCGACGCCTTAGTCGGCGACGAGAACGGCGGGCTGGTCCAGCTGTTCGCCGGGCTGAACCCGGAGCGGATCATGGCGGCGTCCTTCTCGACCGGCCTCGCGCGCTTCGCCCTCGACAAGGCGACGGCGTACGCCAAGGAGCGCACCGTCTTCAAGGACGCCATCGGCTCCCACCAGGCGATCGCCCACCCGCTCGCGCAGTCGCACATCGAGATCGAGCTGGCCCGGCTGATGACCCAGAAGGCCGCCGCGCTCTGCGACGCCGGCGACGACCAGGGCGCCGGCGAGGCCGCCAACATGGCCAAGTACGCCGCCGCCGAGGCCGCCTGCGACGCCGCCGACCGCGCCGTGCAGACCCACGGCGGCAACGGCATCACCCAGGAGTACGGCATGGCCGGCCTGCTG
- a CDS encoding biotin carboxylase N-terminal domain-containing protein: MISRLLVANRAEIASRVFRTCRRLGIETVAIHSDADADLPYVREADHAVRLPGSTPAETYLRTDLVVEAAKRAGADAIHPGYGFLSENADFARAVLAVGLTWVGPHPDSIDAMGSKIEAKRIMAAAGVPVLQTPAEPTEADLPLIVKASAGGGGRGMRIVRTLAELPTELEKARAEAASAFGDDTVFVEPYVERGRHVEVQVLGTPDGVIVLGERDCSLQRRHQKVVEESPAPGLSDATRAALHEAGRAAAAAIDYLGAGTVEFLYDAARDTFFFLEMNTRLQVEHPVTELVRGVDLVELQLAVAEGRVVTDTSVESGHAIEARLYAEDPAADYQPQSGVLTRFDIPAGDGVRVDAGFESGSTVSTHYDAMLAKVVAHAPTREQAARKLAGALRRARIHGLTTNRDQLLAVLGDPGFLAGEVSTAFLAERVRAPEGAPERASGDTTAMVAGALALAERAVAARTVQRGIPVAWRNVVSQPQRTEFESGTVEWWGGRSGYRVDGVEVVSVAVDRVTLEHDGVRTSYDVGVSGDAVDVDWAGGHLALTRMPRFTDPADAVASGSLLAPMPGTVVSVAVAAGERVEAGQPVLVLEAMKMQHTVSAPHAGVVAAISVEAGTQVASGAVLAVVEGDEDE, encoded by the coding sequence GTGATCAGCAGACTGCTCGTCGCCAACCGGGCGGAGATCGCGAGCCGGGTCTTCCGCACCTGCCGGCGGCTCGGCATCGAGACCGTCGCGATCCACAGCGACGCCGACGCCGACCTGCCGTACGTGCGCGAGGCCGACCACGCCGTCCGGCTCCCGGGCAGCACGCCGGCGGAGACCTACCTGCGCACCGACCTGGTCGTCGAGGCGGCCAAGCGGGCGGGCGCGGACGCGATCCACCCGGGCTACGGCTTCCTGTCCGAGAACGCCGACTTCGCCCGCGCCGTCCTCGCGGTCGGGCTGACCTGGGTGGGACCGCATCCCGACTCGATCGACGCGATGGGCTCGAAGATCGAGGCCAAGCGGATCATGGCGGCGGCCGGCGTACCCGTCCTCCAGACGCCCGCCGAGCCGACCGAGGCCGACCTGCCCCTCATCGTCAAGGCCTCCGCGGGCGGCGGCGGGCGCGGGATGCGGATCGTCCGCACGCTCGCCGAGCTGCCGACCGAGCTGGAGAAGGCCCGCGCGGAGGCGGCGTCGGCGTTCGGCGACGACACGGTGTTCGTCGAGCCGTACGTCGAGCGCGGCCGGCACGTCGAGGTGCAGGTCCTCGGCACGCCGGACGGCGTGATCGTGCTGGGCGAGCGGGACTGCTCCCTGCAGCGGCGCCACCAGAAGGTGGTCGAGGAGTCGCCCGCCCCCGGGCTCTCCGACGCGACCCGCGCCGCGCTGCACGAGGCCGGGCGGGCCGCCGCGGCCGCGATCGACTACCTCGGCGCCGGCACCGTGGAGTTCCTGTACGACGCCGCGCGCGACACGTTCTTCTTCCTCGAGATGAACACCCGCCTGCAGGTCGAGCACCCCGTCACCGAGCTGGTCCGCGGCGTCGACCTGGTGGAGCTGCAGCTCGCGGTCGCCGAGGGCCGGGTGGTGACCGATACGAGCGTCGAGAGCGGCCACGCGATCGAGGCGCGGCTCTACGCCGAGGACCCGGCCGCCGACTACCAGCCGCAGAGCGGGGTCCTGACCCGCTTCGACATCCCCGCGGGAGACGGGGTGCGCGTGGACGCCGGCTTCGAGAGCGGCTCGACGGTCAGCACCCACTACGACGCGATGCTGGCCAAGGTGGTCGCCCACGCGCCGACCCGCGAGCAGGCCGCCCGCAAGCTCGCCGGCGCGCTGCGGCGGGCGCGGATCCACGGCCTGACCACCAACCGCGACCAGCTGCTGGCGGTCCTCGGCGATCCCGGCTTCCTGGCCGGTGAGGTCAGCACGGCGTTCCTCGCCGAGCGGGTTCGTGCCCCTGAGGGTGCGCCTGAGCGCGCGTCCGGGGACACGACCGCGATGGTGGCGGGCGCGCTCGCGCTCGCCGAGCGGGCGGTCGCCGCGCGCACCGTCCAGCGGGGCATTCCCGTCGCCTGGCGGAACGTGGTGTCGCAGCCGCAGCGCACCGAGTTCGAGAGCGGGACGGTCGAGTGGTGGGGCGGGCGATCCGGCTACCGGGTCGACGGGGTCGAGGTCGTCTCCGTCGCGGTGGACCGGGTGACGCTCGAGCACGACGGCGTGCGAACGTCGTACGACGTGGGCGTCAGCGGCGACGCCGTGGACGTCGACTGGGCCGGCGGGCACCTCGCGCTGACCCGGATGCCGCGGTTCACGGACCCGGCGGACGCGGTCGCGAGCGGCAGCCTGCTCGCGCCGATGCCCGGCACGGTCGTGTCGGTCGCCGTCGCGGCCGGCGAGCGGGTCGAGGCGGGCCAGCCGGTGCTGGTCCTGGAGGCCATGAAGATGCAGCACACCGTGAGCGCGCCGCACGCCGGCGTGGTCGCGGCGATCAGCGTGGAGGCCGGGACGCAGGTGGCGTCCGGTGCGGTCCTGGCAGTTGTCGAAGGAGACGAAGATGAGTGA
- a CDS encoding carboxyl transferase domain-containing protein, which translates to MTRNREAMLEKLADLDAEHAKAVAGGGEKYAERHRTRGRLLPRERIELLVDEGSAFLELSPLAGWGSDFTVGASVVTGIGVVEGVECLITANDPTVKGGASNPWTVKKLFRASQIAEENGLPTISLVESGGADLPTQKEIFIPGGRLFRDLTRASARKEPTIALVFGNSTAGGAYVPGMSDYTVLVREQAKVFLGGPPLVKMATGEESDDESLGGAEMHARTSGLADYLAEDERDAIRIGRRIVARLNWRGLDTRRSSLAAHSTTETAGARRSSSPRGTSGRIETYAEPDADPDELLDLVPADLKEPFDPREVIARLVDGVSPVNGVAFDEFKPLYGTSLVTGWARLHGRPIGILANAQGVLFSQEAQKAAQFVQLANQTDTPLLFLHNTTGYMVGKAYEQGGIIKHGAMMINAISNSTVPHLTVIMGASYGAGNYGMNGRAYDPRFLFTWPSAKSAVMGPAQLAGVLSIVARAAAEARGTAYDEEADAGMRAFIEQSVEEQSLPHFLSGMLYDDGVIDPRDTRTILGICLSVIENRPIVGTDRFGVFRM; encoded by the coding sequence ATGACCAGAAACCGTGAGGCGATGCTGGAGAAGCTCGCGGATCTCGACGCCGAGCACGCGAAGGCGGTCGCAGGCGGCGGTGAGAAGTACGCCGAGCGGCACCGCACGCGGGGTCGGCTGCTGCCGCGCGAGCGGATCGAGCTGCTCGTCGACGAGGGGTCGGCGTTCCTGGAGCTGTCCCCGCTGGCCGGCTGGGGCTCGGACTTCACCGTCGGTGCCTCCGTCGTGACCGGCATCGGCGTCGTCGAGGGCGTCGAGTGCCTGATCACCGCCAACGACCCGACGGTCAAGGGCGGCGCGAGCAACCCGTGGACGGTGAAGAAGCTGTTCCGGGCCTCCCAGATCGCCGAGGAGAACGGGCTCCCGACGATCTCCCTGGTCGAGTCCGGCGGTGCCGACCTGCCGACGCAGAAGGAGATCTTCATCCCCGGCGGGCGGCTCTTCCGCGACCTCACCCGCGCCAGCGCCCGCAAGGAGCCGACGATCGCGCTGGTCTTCGGCAACTCCACCGCGGGCGGTGCCTACGTGCCGGGCATGTCCGACTACACGGTGCTGGTCCGCGAGCAGGCCAAGGTGTTCCTGGGCGGTCCGCCCCTGGTCAAGATGGCCACCGGCGAGGAGTCCGACGACGAGTCGCTCGGCGGCGCCGAGATGCACGCCCGCACCTCCGGGCTGGCCGACTACCTCGCCGAGGACGAGCGGGACGCGATCCGGATCGGGCGCCGGATCGTGGCCCGGCTGAACTGGCGGGGTCTCGATACACGCCGCTCGTCCCTCGCGGCGCACTCGACCACCGAGACTGCTGGCGCTCGTCGGTCGAGTAGCCCGCGAGGAACGAGCGGGCGTATCGAGACCTACGCCGAGCCGGATGCCGACCCCGACGAGCTCCTCGACCTGGTCCCGGCCGACCTGAAGGAGCCGTTCGACCCGCGCGAGGTGATCGCCCGGCTGGTCGACGGGGTGAGCCCCGTCAACGGCGTGGCCTTCGACGAGTTCAAGCCGCTCTACGGCACCTCCCTGGTGACCGGCTGGGCGCGGCTGCACGGACGCCCGATCGGCATCCTCGCCAACGCGCAGGGCGTGCTGTTCAGCCAGGAGGCGCAGAAGGCCGCGCAGTTCGTCCAGCTGGCCAACCAGACCGACACCCCGCTGCTGTTCCTGCACAACACCACCGGCTACATGGTCGGCAAGGCGTACGAGCAGGGCGGGATCATCAAGCACGGCGCGATGATGATCAACGCGATCAGCAACTCCACGGTCCCGCACCTGACGGTGATCATGGGGGCGTCGTACGGCGCCGGCAACTACGGCATGAACGGCCGCGCCTACGACCCGCGCTTCCTGTTCACCTGGCCGTCCGCGAAGTCGGCGGTGATGGGCCCGGCCCAGCTCGCCGGCGTGCTCTCGATCGTCGCCCGCGCGGCTGCGGAGGCCCGCGGGACGGCGTACGACGAGGAGGCGGACGCCGGCATGCGCGCGTTCATCGAGCAGTCGGTCGAGGAGCAGTCGCTGCCGCACTTCCTCTCCGGGATGCTCTACGACGACGGCGTCATCGACCCGCGCGACACCCGGACGATCCTCGGCATCTGCCTCTCCGTCATCGAGAACAGGCCGATCGTCGGCACCGACCGCTTCGGCGTCTTCAGGATGTGA
- a CDS encoding acyl-CoA dehydrogenase family protein: MIGLRELGAEFVRREVAPYLQEWEDAGEVPRELHLAAAKQGLLGVSFAEAVGGEGGSALDMVDLQEGMFEAGASSGLMSALFTCGIAVPHLAGHGSPDLVDRFVRPTLAGEKIGSLAITEPGGGSDVAGLRTTAVLDPGTGCYVVNGTKTFITSGVRADFVTTAVRTGEPGHGGLSLLVIEKGTPGFTVDRALAKMGWHCSDTAELGFADVRVPVENLVGAENSGFYLIAEQFVAERLGIAVHGYGVASRALALTAEYCRRRETFGKPLIANQVVRHKLVEMRRQVEVARTYAREVARRHDAGESVIAEVCLAKQTACEAATYVVDQAVQLHGGMGYLHGTEVERHYRDAGSCPSAAARPRCSPTWPRSCWGTPSDDPPVVEQVAQQPCRNPWIRATVSIEAVSRLAGFRHARR; this comes from the coding sequence ATGATCGGCCTGCGAGAGCTGGGTGCGGAGTTCGTCCGCCGCGAGGTGGCGCCGTACCTCCAGGAGTGGGAGGACGCGGGCGAGGTCCCGCGCGAGCTGCACCTGGCGGCGGCCAAGCAGGGGCTGCTCGGTGTCTCCTTCGCCGAGGCGGTCGGCGGCGAGGGCGGCAGCGCGCTCGACATGGTCGACCTGCAGGAGGGCATGTTCGAGGCGGGCGCCTCGAGCGGGCTGATGTCGGCGCTGTTCACCTGCGGCATCGCGGTGCCGCACCTCGCCGGGCACGGGTCGCCCGACCTGGTCGACCGGTTCGTGCGCCCGACGCTGGCCGGGGAGAAGATCGGCTCGCTCGCCATCACCGAGCCCGGCGGCGGCTCCGACGTCGCCGGCCTCCGCACCACGGCCGTCCTCGACCCTGGCACGGGCTGCTACGTCGTCAACGGCACCAAGACCTTCATCACCAGCGGCGTACGGGCCGACTTCGTGACGACCGCGGTCCGCACCGGCGAGCCCGGCCACGGCGGTCTCTCGCTGCTGGTGATCGAGAAGGGCACGCCCGGCTTCACCGTCGACCGCGCGCTGGCCAAGATGGGCTGGCACTGCTCCGACACCGCCGAGCTCGGCTTCGCGGACGTCCGGGTGCCGGTCGAGAACCTCGTCGGCGCCGAGAACTCCGGCTTCTACCTGATCGCCGAGCAGTTCGTCGCCGAGCGGCTCGGGATCGCCGTGCACGGGTACGGCGTCGCGTCCCGCGCGCTGGCGCTGACCGCGGAGTACTGCCGCCGGCGCGAGACGTTCGGCAAGCCGCTGATCGCCAACCAGGTGGTCCGCCACAAGCTGGTCGAGATGCGCCGCCAGGTCGAGGTCGCGCGCACCTACGCCCGCGAGGTCGCCCGGCGTCACGACGCCGGCGAGAGCGTCATCGCCGAGGTCTGCCTGGCCAAGCAGACCGCGTGCGAAGCCGCGACGTACGTCGTCGACCAGGCCGTGCAGCTGCACGGTGGGATGGGCTACCTGCACGGCACCGAGGTCGAGCGGCACTACCGCGACGCCGGATCCTGCCCATCGGCGGCGGCGCGACCGAGGTGCTCGCCGACCTGGCCGCGAAGCTGCTGGGGTACGCCAAGTGACGACCCACCGGTGGTTGAGCAGGTTGCGCAGCAACCGTGTCGAAACCCCTGGATCCGGGCGACTGTCTCGATCGAGGCGGTCTCTCGGCTCGCCGGGTTTCGACACGCTCGTCGCTGA
- a CDS encoding acyclic terpene utilization AtuA family protein, whose protein sequence is MTEAMRIGNCSGFYGDRLSAMREMLEGGSLDCLTGDYLAELTMLILGKDTLKDPSLGYAKTHLRQLEDCLGLALEKGVRIVSNAGGLNPAGLAAKVRELAKGLGLDVNVAHVEGDDVRDLGFDGALTANAYLGGFGIAAALREGADVVVTGRVTDASLVVGPAVAHHGWTPRSYDELAGAVVAGHVLECGTQATGGNFSGFMSLRHDGTPLGFPLAELAVDGSSVITKHAGTGGAVTTDTVTAQLLYEIQSTRYLNPDVTVHLDSIRLRQDGVDRVHVEGVRGEAPPERLKVCVNELGGYRNSVEFVVTGLDIEAKADWVREQLTPALTASTVHWSRVAMPMPDADSEEGASTLLRCTVLDAEAGPVGRSFTGAAVELALASYPGFTMTGPPAAPTPYGVYRAEYVDRSAVSHTVVHADGRREVIADPTEFAVVDPALGLRESPYPAPADSLTRRVPLGTFVHARSGDKGGDANLGLWVKNDGVSTGSTNELREARVQWLAKLMSPRKVRELIPEAADLDVEVYVLPDLGGVNVLIRGLLGQGVAASTRFDPQAKGLGEWIRSRMVHVQEDLLTTPPSSSSPPLRSSAEQLGGDPGAAS, encoded by the coding sequence ATGACGGAGGCGATGCGGATCGGCAACTGCTCGGGCTTCTACGGCGACCGGCTGTCCGCGATGCGGGAGATGTTGGAGGGCGGGTCGCTGGACTGCCTGACCGGCGACTACCTCGCCGAGCTGACCATGCTCATCCTGGGCAAGGACACGCTGAAGGACCCGTCGCTGGGCTACGCGAAGACCCACCTGCGCCAGCTGGAGGACTGCCTCGGCCTGGCCCTGGAGAAGGGGGTCCGGATCGTCAGCAACGCCGGCGGGCTCAACCCGGCCGGGCTGGCCGCAAAGGTCCGTGAGCTGGCCAAGGGCCTCGGCCTGGACGTGAACGTCGCCCACGTCGAGGGCGACGACGTACGCGACCTCGGCTTCGACGGTGCGCTCACCGCCAACGCCTACCTCGGCGGCTTCGGCATCGCCGCCGCGCTCCGCGAGGGCGCCGACGTGGTCGTCACCGGCCGGGTCACCGACGCCTCGCTGGTGGTCGGTCCCGCGGTGGCGCACCACGGCTGGACGCCGAGGTCGTACGACGAGCTCGCGGGCGCCGTCGTCGCCGGGCACGTGCTGGAGTGCGGGACCCAGGCCACCGGCGGCAACTTCTCCGGCTTCATGTCCCTGCGCCACGACGGGACCCCGCTGGGCTTCCCACTGGCCGAGCTCGCGGTCGACGGCTCCAGCGTGATCACCAAGCACGCGGGCACCGGCGGCGCGGTCACCACCGACACGGTGACCGCCCAGCTGCTCTACGAGATCCAGTCGACGCGCTACCTCAACCCCGATGTCACCGTGCACCTCGACTCGATCCGGCTGCGCCAGGACGGCGTCGACCGGGTGCACGTCGAGGGGGTGCGCGGCGAGGCCCCGCCGGAGCGGCTCAAGGTGTGCGTCAACGAGCTGGGCGGCTACCGCAACAGCGTCGAGTTCGTGGTGACGGGCCTCGACATCGAGGCCAAGGCCGACTGGGTGCGCGAGCAGCTCACGCCGGCGCTCACCGCGAGCACCGTGCACTGGAGCCGGGTCGCGATGCCGATGCCCGACGCGGACTCCGAGGAGGGCGCCTCGACGCTGCTGCGCTGCACGGTGCTGGACGCCGAGGCCGGCCCGGTCGGCCGCTCCTTCACGGGTGCGGCCGTCGAGCTGGCGCTGGCGTCGTACCCCGGCTTCACGATGACGGGCCCGCCCGCCGCGCCCACGCCGTACGGCGTCTATCGCGCTGAGTACGTCGACCGCAGTGCCGTCTCGCACACGGTCGTGCACGCGGACGGACGGCGCGAGGTGATCGCGGACCCGACCGAGTTCGCGGTCGTCGACCCGGCGCTGGGGCTGCGCGAGTCGCCGTACCCCGCCCCCGCCGACTCGCTGACCCGCCGGGTGCCGCTCGGCACCTTCGTGCACGCCCGGTCGGGCGACAAGGGCGGCGACGCCAACCTGGGCCTGTGGGTGAAGAACGACGGGGTCTCGACCGGCTCGACCAACGAGCTGCGCGAGGCCCGCGTGCAGTGGCTGGCCAAGTTGATGAGCCCGCGCAAGGTGCGCGAGCTGATCCCGGAGGCCGCCGACCTCGACGTCGAGGTCTACGTGCTGCCCGACCTGGGTGGCGTCAACGTCCTGATCCGGGGTCTGCTCGGGCAGGGGGTCGCCGCCTCGACGCGCTTCGACCCGCAGGCGAAGGGGCTGGGCGAGTGGATCCGGTCCCGCATGGTGCACGTCCAGGAGGACCTGTTGACCACCCCACCGAGTTCTTCGTCTCCCCCGCTTCGCTCCTCCGCCGAACAACTCGGCGGGGACCCCGGAGCCGCGTCATGA
- a CDS encoding TIGR03084 family metal-binding protein: protein MTLLDDLLDDLRTEGDGVWNAVAGLDEDGWATPTPAVGWSVATQVAHLVWTDEVAVVAATDRERWDALVHEAMSDPSGYVDAGAHEIARLAPIGLLARWGTARTALVTALRAFPTDERMPWFGPPMSPTSMATARFMETWAHGLDVYDALGIDPERTDRIRHVAHLGVRTRGYAYAMQGEQAPAEEPRVQLTAPSGSTWSWGPEDARQSVTGSAYDFCLLVTQRVHRDDTDLVAVGDDAEHWLRIAQCFAGPPGAGRAAR from the coding sequence ATGACGTTGCTCGACGACCTCCTCGACGACCTGAGGACCGAAGGCGATGGCGTCTGGAACGCCGTCGCCGGCCTCGACGAGGACGGCTGGGCGACGCCCACGCCGGCGGTCGGCTGGAGCGTGGCGACCCAGGTCGCGCACCTGGTGTGGACCGACGAGGTCGCGGTGGTCGCGGCGACGGACCGGGAGCGCTGGGACGCCCTCGTGCACGAGGCGATGTCCGACCCGAGCGGGTACGTCGACGCGGGTGCCCACGAGATCGCCCGGCTGGCACCCATCGGGCTGCTTGCCCGCTGGGGCACGGCCCGCACCGCCCTCGTAACGGCACTGCGCGCGTTCCCGACCGACGAGAGGATGCCGTGGTTCGGGCCGCCGATGTCGCCGACGTCGATGGCGACCGCGCGGTTCATGGAGACCTGGGCTCACGGCCTCGACGTGTACGACGCCCTCGGGATCGACCCCGAGCGCACCGACCGGATCCGGCACGTCGCCCACCTCGGCGTGCGCACCCGTGGCTACGCCTACGCGATGCAGGGCGAGCAGGCCCCGGCCGAGGAGCCGCGGGTCCAGCTCACCGCGCCGTCCGGCAGCACCTGGTCCTGGGGACCGGAGGACGCCCGGCAGTCGGTGACCGGCTCGGCGTACGATTTCTGCCTGCTGGTGACCCAGCGCGTCCACCGCGACGACACCGACCTGGTCGCGGTCGGCGACGACGCCGAGCACTGGCTGCGGATCGCCCAGTGCTTCGCGGGACCTCCGGGAGCGGGGCGGGCCGCGCGATGA
- a CDS encoding TetR/AcrR family transcriptional regulator, translating to MPAPTTQRVPQEERTRVMRARLLEATVELLVERGFAGTSTTLVSERAGVSRGAQLHHFPTKNALVVAAVEHLTEVRGAELAAAAEALPAGQRRTRAVLQMLGDHFTSPVFTAALELWVAARTDPALLEAVAPLEQRVGREVHRLTVELLGADESRPGVRELVQGTLDLVRGLGLADTITDDARRRGRILDQWAEVLDATLTQESA from the coding sequence GTGCCCGCCCCGACGACGCAGCGCGTCCCCCAGGAGGAGCGGACCCGCGTGATGCGGGCCCGGCTGCTGGAGGCGACCGTGGAGCTCCTGGTCGAGCGCGGGTTCGCCGGCACCTCCACCACGCTCGTCTCCGAACGGGCCGGGGTCAGCCGCGGCGCGCAGCTGCACCACTTCCCGACCAAGAACGCGCTCGTCGTCGCGGCCGTCGAGCACCTGACCGAGGTCCGGGGCGCCGAGCTGGCCGCGGCCGCGGAGGCGCTGCCGGCGGGCCAGCGTCGGACCCGCGCCGTGCTGCAGATGCTCGGCGACCACTTCACCTCTCCGGTCTTCACCGCCGCGCTCGAGCTGTGGGTCGCCGCCCGCACCGATCCGGCGCTGCTCGAGGCCGTCGCGCCGCTGGAGCAGCGGGTCGGCCGCGAGGTGCACCGGCTCACCGTCGAGCTGCTCGGCGCCGACGAGTCGCGGCCGGGGGTGCGCGAGCTGGTGCAGGGCACCCTCGACCTGGTCCGCGGACTCGGGCTCGCCGACACGATCACCGACGACGCCCGGCGCCGCGGCCGGATCCTCGACCAGTGGGCCGAGGTCCTCGACGCCACCCTCACCCAGGAGTCCGCATGA